The genomic segment ACGATTGCAGGGCCAGCAGTCTTGAGTGATTCGAATGTCGCTCTCGGGGCAGCAAACTATTTTGCAAACTTTAATAAAAAGCATACCGCTGTAACAATTCTTGAAAGATATCTAAGACTTAATAGACCTACTCCTAAAGTATATGCCAAGTATCTTTCGCTGTTGATTGATATTGGTGATTTTGTAAAGTCGAAAAGTGCATTTGAAAAACTAGAGAAAGCACCTAAGTCAGATGTAGACGTTATAGAAGCGATGGGGAAATATCTTATCCTAAATGAGCAGCCAGAAAAGGCATTAGAGCTTTATAAGCAAAGTCATGAAAAATTTAAAGATAACCTTAGATTCTTAGCGATATATGGAAATGTCTTATTAAAGCTTAGGGATATTGAAACACTAAAACCACTTACTGTTATATTATTAGCAAAGAAAGGTGGAGGATCTCCAATTATCTACGCACAGGCTCTAAAGTTTATGGGCTATATTCAAATTGCGCAGAATAAATTCAAAGAAGTTCCTAAGTACTTCAAAGCATCACTTGAGCTCTATGATTCAAGAGAGCTTAAGGAAGTTCTGGCTACATTAGATGTCGGTGGAGATAAGATTGGCGAAGAAATCATTACTAAAAGTAAGATTGATCTATTAATTACCAAATCAAAACGAGAAGTGAGTCTTTTGAATTGGGAGAAAGCTTTTCAGTATGCGATTCAAGCGAGTGACTTGAGTGAAAGTAATCTTGATGCAAAGCTTTATCTCGCAGAACTTCAGTCGAGAAGAGGGTATTATAACTCAGCTATTAGTACATTAAGTAAACTTAGAGAATACTATCCATTAAATATTGATGTAAATTATGAATTGCTTATGGCCAACTTAAGAGCTTACCGCGTCGGTGAAGTTAAGAGGCTTATTCAGAGTTTCTCTACAATTAAAACATTTCAGGATTCTTTTGAATACCTCGCTGTTCTTGGTCATTATTATAACTTAATTGGAAACGATAAACTTGCCTTTGATCGATATCAAGGAGCTTTACAGAAGAATCCTCTTCGAGATGATATTTACTTTGAAATGGCTAAGATTGCTTTCTCTTTGAAGAAGTTTGCTCGCTGTAAGGAATTCCTTGGAGAGGCGATGAAGCTTGATCCATTTAATTATGACTATAAGATTCTATATTCTCGAGTGATATTTGAAATGGATGACGTTACAACAGCAATAGGTTATCTACGTAACGAATTAGAGAAGTCAGTGGATAATCCAAAGCTTGTTGGACAAATTGCAATTTTTTACTTTAGGGATCAAAATTTTGCTGAATACAAATTGTATCGTGAAAAACTAGAGCGACTTTCGAAATCTGACGAGTCACTTTATGAATATCTTGTTGAGTCAGCAGAATTAGAAAAAGACTTTAAGGCGATTGTTGAAAATGCAGAAAAGTTGCTACTTGTAGCACCTGGAAAAATTGATATAAGGATGAAGCTAGCATCAGCTTATACTGAACTTGGTAAATACTCAGATGCGATAAGAATTTTAAACTCAGTTGAAGAGAGACTTAGTGCTTATCCAAGAGTTAATTACTACAAAGCTAATATTTTCCTAAAGCAAAATGATTTAAAATCAGCAGAAGAGGCCGCTAAAAAAGAAATTGAAGTTAATTCTGGATCACATCTTGGTTACTACATTCTTGGAAAGATATACATGCAGGCTAAAGACTATACCGAGGCAAAGAAGAGCTTGGAAAAGTCGATACAGATCAAGCCAGACTTTTATGAGTGCTTACTTGAGCTAGGTGAATTAAAAGAGAAACAAGGGCATTTTGCAGCTGCTAGAGAGTTATACCTGAGAGCATTAAGGCAGAATGATCTTGATCCTGAATTGCATAAGAGACTTGGATTTATCTATAAAGAAATTGGACAAGGTCAAATGGCCATCGAACAATTTAAAACTTATTTAAATTTAAACCCTGCAGCACAAGATCGAGCAAAAATTAACAGAATTATTCTTCAATTGCAGTAATTCGCTTGACAACTTTTTGTAATAGTTTTATTAATTTAGGACTTGCTTTTTTTAGCAGCTCTTTTAAAATGTTTTTACGTCATTTATATGCGGAGGATTGGCTGAGTGGTCGAAAGCGGCGGTTTTGAAAACCGTTGACTCGCAAGGGTCCGCAGGTTCGAATCCTGTGTCCTCCGCCATTTTTTTTTCATATAATTATACAAGTTGTTGGAGACGTGGCCGAGTGGTCGAAGGCAGCACCTTGCTAAGGTGTCGTACGGGCAACTGTACCGAGAGTTCGAATCTCTCCGTCTCCGCCATCTATAAAAAAGCTAGGTTCTGCCTAGCTTTTTTTTTGTTCTAGTCTCAACCTCACATTCATAGACTTTCATTCTAAACACCATTAAAATTACGCATGATACAAATTTTATATGGATTTTAAATGAAAAAGATTCTCATCCTAATGCTTTTGGCATTCTCTAGTTCTGCACAATTATTTTACTCGTTCCCTACGAATTCACAGAGCTCACCTTCAATAAAATGGAAAAAAATTGAAGATGCGCATTTTAAAATTATATATCCAGACTATATTGAAGCAGATGCTGATTATGTTTATTCACTACTCGATCATTATCGATTGATTGAAGGTGAGTCATATGGAATTACGCCTCCATCGATGCAATTTATTATACGTCCCGAAATGTCACAGCCGAATGGATTTGTAACTAGAGGACCATTTAGATCAGAGTTCTTTGCTTCTTCAAGCTTCAATCCTTTTATCGGTGGGCTTGATTGGTATCATGCTTTAGCTGTACATGAATATAGGCATATTGTTCAATATCAGGCATTAGATTCTGGTGGTTTTAAATTTTTCAAAATGTTATTCGGTGATAATGGTCTAAGTCTTTTAACTTTTTGGACAACATCAGCTTGGTTCTTTGAAGGTGATGCCGTTTGGACTGAAACTAAATATACAGACGCAGGACGAGGGCGATCTCCTCGCTTTATGGCGTATGCCAGAGCATTAGTAGAGGCCGGAAAATTTCCTACATTAGATCAGTTATTAGCAGGCAGTTATACACAACCATATCCAAATCACTATGTGTGGGGGTATCTGTTGATAACGAGAGCAAGAAAAATCTATGGTGATGAAATTTGGCAAATGATTATCCCAAAGATCACACGAAGAGGTTATAACCCTTTTGCCATTTATACCGCCTTCGAAGTTGTAACAAAGAAAAACTTTAATGAATTTTATGAGGAAACTATAGCAGAACTCGTCAAAAAATGGCCTCCTAAGAAAGTTACTGAAAAAGAGTATGAAATAGATTCTTATCCGATCCCAACTAAAGATGGATTATATTATTTAAAATCGACGATGAATGATCTGAGAGCTCTTTATTTAAATAAGTCTGGAAAACCAGAAAAAATAAAAGAAATCAATATAGAAACAGGTCTATCAAAAATCGATTATAACGAAAATAGGATTGTTTATACGAGAAACCAGCCAGATAGTCGTTATGCGTTTAAAGGCTTCTCAGACGTTTATATATATAACATCAAAGAAGATCGAAATACACGAATAACAAATGGAAAGAGGTTATATCACCCAAGCTTTGGATTAGATGGCAAAACGTTTATGGCCATTGAATTTACAAGCGATAATAAATGGATACTAGCAAGATACAATTTAAATGGAGATTACTTAGGGGAAATTTCTCACCAAGGTAGAATTTATGAGGCCATTTATTTTAATGACCAAATTACATATATTAGCGCGGATAAAGAAGGCTATCGCTCAATTTACATTGGGGATAAAAGGATCATTTCCAGAACAAGAAATAATATATTTAACTTAAGCACAGATGGAAACGATCTTATATTTGAATGTGATCTTAATGGGCGTGTGAATATTGTTAGATATGATATAAAAACTGGCGAATTCTATTCTTTGACAGGTCTGGATGAAGATGCTTTCGAGGGGCGAGTTTTTAATGGGAATTTGTTTTACGTAAAACAAACAGCTTTTGGAAAAAAAGTTGCAAAAAAAACAGCTCTTGGTATCAAAATATCAAAAAACAAATTAGAAACTGATTATCTCTCTAAAGATGATTACTCTGATAATTATTTACAATCTAAACCAGTAGTTCAGAAGATTGCACAGAAGCAAAATATAGAACACAAAGATTACGGAAGAATGGAAGATTTTTTGAGACCTCATTCGTGGTCATTCTTTGGGGGGCGAGGGTTAATGCTGACGGGGATATTCAAAAATTACTTAGGTGATAATACTGCAGATCTTTCCATTGGTCGAAACTCTGAGAATGGTAAGCCAATCTTTGGAGGAAATTATTTCTTTATGAAATATTATCCAATTTTTGGAATCGGTGGACTTTATGAGGATAGAGAAGAAGATTTTCAAGGCGCAAAGAATAAGTGGGCGGAAACATCTATTGTTCCAAGTATTACTCTTCCATATGTCGACAGATTTGGGTTTTACAATTTAAAATTGCTCGTAACCGGAGTTGCAAGAGCAATAAAAGTTACTAATGACCTTAATACTGCAGATTACGAATTACAGAATGATAGAGTTCTTGAGAAGGTAGGACAATTCTCTTTTAGTTTAACAAAAGACAAAACTTGGCGAAGAATTTTTCCAGTGTGGGGAATTGATTCATATATTAAATATGTTGATGCTGATTTGAAGAGAGGTCGCGATAGTAGATTAGTAGATATACAAGCAGATATTTATATACCAGGCATATTTACAAATGCAGGGCTTAAGATGTCTTATAAAAGAATTAAGCAGGAAGATTCAGCTAGTGCTTATCGAATTAGCCTTAGTCAGTCATTGACGGCAGATTATAAATATTCTCGTGGATTTAATTATTTTTTCTTTCCAAATTTTGAAATTTATAGATTTGACTATAGCTTCCCTGTTGTTAATACTGAGCTTCGTTTGTTGGGAGATTGGTTATACCTAAATAGAATCACTGCTAATTTTTTCTATGATAAAACTAAATTCTTTTCAAAGAATTATTTTGTACCAGATAACAAAGAAAGTAATGGTCTTGAAATCGGACTTGAAACAAATATTATGAGAAAATTACCTCTTAAGTTGATGATGAGTTATATTCATCCACAGGGTTCTGATAAAAGATTATATGAGTTTTCAGTAGGATCATATGGAGAATTTTAAAAATAATAAAAACATCTTTTGGACTGCCGTCATTATTATCGTGACGGCATTTTTTAGTTCAGGATTTCTTCATCCAGATGAGCACTATCAAATTTTAGAATTGTTACAGCTAAAAATATCGAGTTGGCCTAGGCCTGATCTACTTAATTGGGACTTTCACGAAAAAATTAGACCCTGGTTTCAAACCTATGTTTATTATCTTCTAACGAAGATCTTATTCTTAGATGATCCGTATATCATCGCTTTTATCATTCGTGTGTTTAATGGTGTATTGGGTATAGTATCAGTGCGTCTTCTTTTAAATGAGTTCGATTCAAAGAATAAGAATAGTTTACTTATTTACTTTCTACTCTGGTTTGTTCCGTTCTTATTTGTCAGAACTAATTCGGAATCATTATCAACAAGTTTGTTTTTGTTTGGAGCATACTTTCATCATAGAGGTAACAAGGTTTCAAATAAGATGATTTCTGGAATACTTTTTGGGGCGAGTTTTTTAGCGAGATATCAAATGGGTGTTCCTGTTTTCTTTGTTAATATTTGGGAGTTATTTAAAAAGAAAAATTATAAAGAATTTATTGTTCATTCAATCTTCATTGGTATCGCTATAATAATCGGTATTATTGTTGATTATTGGGGATATGGTACATTCAATCTCTCTTTTTGGAATTACTTTAGAGAAAACATTCTTCATTCGAGAGCTTCAGGTTTTGGAACGTCGCCATTTTATTATTATTTCTTTATGCCGATATTTAAAGGAGGAGTACTTATTCCTCTCGTTATTTGTTATGGGATTTATCGCTATCATCGCGAGCATAAACTCAATTTCTGGGTGATTGCCTTTTGGTCATTCTTTATTATCCATAGTCTGATACCACATAAAGAAGTAAGATTTATTACATTTAATTTTCTTATTGGTTCTTTGATGGCATTGCCATACATATCAGAACTTCTTAGGGGAAAATATTCAAAAATATTCAAGTCGCTAATTGTATTAAATTTTCTGATTATGATTAGAACTTCACTATTCCCAGCGAATTCGTATATGAACCTATATAAATATATGTACGATAATAAAATTGATCGCATTGGTGTTTACACAGATCAGGCAGATAGGCATTTTGGATTTTCCATGCCATTTTATCAGAGAGATTTAATTAAAACATTTGGTGTGGTAGATGCAAAAAAACTGAATGCAGGATTTTATCTATCCACAAAGTATAAAGAGTATGATGATTTTGCTTCTAACGCCAATTGTGTTCCCAAGTTTAAATCATATCCAAATTGGATAACTTTTTTTAACATAGGCAATTGGCTTTCTAGGTCATCCTACTTTGTTGTTTGGAAATGTGACTAGAGAAGATCTTGAACAATTTCCTGTGGTATTGCTTTTGAGCAATCGTTTTTATCTACTATGGCTTGCTTGTGATTCTCATCCTTGCAAGTCCCATAATTCTTCCCAGGTATAAAGTCACAGTAAGAACCGGCATAGATTGTAAAGCAACGCTCTTCACATTGATTCTTTCCAGTTGATACTAGATAACATGCTGTAGTTTCATCTGTTAAAGATTGACACTGGCCATGTGAAAGACAAAATCCTCCTGCGAAGATGTTGCTGGTAAAGAAGAGTGTTAATCCCAAAGTTAAGTTACGTAGCATAATTAAGAACTCCTAATAATGTGTATACTTGTCTTATCGGCAGAAATTACCCAACTTTAATTTGGAATAACTGTGCAAAATACTTTCGTCGGATAAAGAAAAAAATACCGTGACCACTATTGGGTTGTAATCATTTAAAATAAATATAAATTAATTAAGCAAAATAACGGGAACAAATTGAACTTCTTTAAAGATAGCTCACTTTCATTCAAAACACTCTTGATTACTTGGACGATTACAAGTGTGTTTACAATTATATTTACTGCTCTTCAAATCTACTATGAATATCGTGGTGAGAGGAAAGAGCTCTTTAATACATACACTATTATTAATGACCTCTATGTTGCACCGATTTCAGAAAGTTTGTGGATTATGAATAAGAGCATAATTAAAACACAGGCAAACAGTTTATTAGGTTACCCATTTGTTTCGTATGTAAAAATCTATGATGATTCTTCGACTTATTTCGAGGGAGGGTCAATCATAAATTCTGAAGTTAAGGCATTTAATCTAAAATACTCTAATGAAAAAATTGGTATTTTAGAAATAGCCCTTGATGATACAGGTTTAAATCAAAAATTCTTAAAACGCGTAATGGTGACGGTAATTATTCAAGGAATAAAAGCTCTTGTCGTTTGTATTCTTCTCTTCTTTACTTATGAATTGCTTATCACAAGAAGTTTACGTCGTGTTAGTCGCTATCTAATTTCTAATCCTGAAGCAACGATGAGAGGAGAAAAAATTCCATTTGATTTTGATAGAGAAGACGAGATTGGAGTCCTTGTTCGAAACCTTAACAGCTTCATTGAATACATCCATGGATTGAATAAGAACTTGAAAGAGTTAAATGATAGTCTCGAAAAGAAAGTTGACGAGAGAACTTATGAACTTAAAGAGAAAAATAGACAATTGCTTTCTGCCATTGATGATCTTGAAAGAGCACATAGCCAGATTGCAATGAGTGAGAGAATGGCCTCTCTCGGTAAAATGACAGCAGGTATAGCTCATGAGATTAAGAATCCTGTTTACATTATTGTAAACTCAGTGTCGTTAGTGCGTGAGTTATTAGACGATATGCTCGCAGAAGTTCCTGAAGACGTTAAAGCAAAAATGGATTTAACAATTGTTGATGATATCAAAGATTTATGTAGCCGCTCAGAGGTATCATGCGAGCGTGTTGGAAATATTATTAATTCAATGCTTTCTTTAAGTCGTACAAATGAAGATGAGAAACTTGCTGTTAATCTTGGTGTTCTTGTTGAAAAGGCGGTTCAGTTTGCTTACGATGCGACAATGGCCAAGAACATATTTCAATGTGAGCTCGAGCTTGATCTTCCAAGAAAATTTGATGGAGTGAGCGTTTATAAAACAGAACTTACCCGTGCATTAATTAACATATTCGATAACTCATTTTATTCGATGTTTAAGAAGTATAGCGAAAATAAGAAATCAACTTCTGTATTAACGGTTAAGTTATCAAGTGATGATAAGCAGTATGTGATTCAGATTAATGATACTGGACTTGGTATCCCTGATGAAGTTCTTAAAAATATGTTTTATCCATTTTTTACAACGAAACCTGCAGGAGAGGGAACCGGCTTGGGGATGTCGATTTCTTTTGATATAATTAAAAAGCATGGTGGTGACATCAAGGTTGAATCTGAAGTCGGTACAGGAGCACGTTTTATTATTACGCTGCCGAAAGGAGGAGTTGCCTAGTGAGTGTTGATATAGTTTTTATTGATGATGAGGAAGATATTCTTAATCTGGTAAGGTTAAGGTTTAGAAAACTTTCGAAAGTTGAAGGAGTTAATATTCATTTATTCTCAAATTCTCCAGATTTCGAAGACTACATAAAAACCACGAATGCTGAAATAGTGTCTGTTATTACAGATATTAACATGCCAAATAATAAGGTTTTGAAAACACTTGAGGGAGAGCGTTCAAGATTTAGGTTTTCATTAACATATCTGTGTTCAGCATATGACCAAAGTGATTATCAAGAAATGATAAGTGCGCATAGCATAATTCATTTTTTTAAAAAACCTCTTAATATTGAGAGTATTCGTGATAAGATTTTAGGGGACTTAGCCGAAAGGGGTGTTAAAATTTAATTGACATTGTGCCCTAGAGACAATATAAATTCAATTCAATGCACTCGTAGCTCAGCTGGATAGAGTATTTGACTACGAATCAAAAGGTCGCAGGTTCGACTCCTGCCGAGTGCGCCATTCACCTTGGACATCCAAGGTTTTTTTATATCTACTTTTCAAGGTCAGCCCATGGAAACAATAGACTTAAGATTTAAAGGTTACGCTTCATTAGTAGGTGAGGATAAATTCGCTCGCGTTGCTAATTCTAAAATTTTAATCATTGGCCTTGGTGGTGTTGGAACTTGGACAGTTGAATCTTTGGCCCGCAGTGGGGTCGGTACAATTGCTCTTGTTGATCTTGATGATATCTGTGTTTCAAATACTAACCGTCAAGTTCATGCACATGAAGGTAATTACGGAAAATTTAAAATCGATGCACTTGAAGAGAGAATTAAGTTAATTAATCCTGACTGTAAAGTTATCAAGCATCATTGCTTCTTCAATAAGAAGAATGTTGATGAAATTTTTTCTAATCCATATGATGTCGTCATCGATGCCATGGATAGTGTTGGTGAAAAATCACTTTTAATCAATACTTGTTATACAAAAAATATTCCAGTTATTTGCGCTGGTGGTGCCGGTGGTAAAGTTGATCCACGTGCTATCGAAATTCAAGAGCTAGGGAAGACTAAGAATGATATGCTTCTTAAAAATGTAAGAAAGAAGCTTAGAAAAGATTATCGTTTTCCTATTGGGCGCGCTAGGGCTAAGGTTCAGTGTGTTTATAGTCATGAGCTTGGAAAACAATTTGAAGTATGTGAGATTGAAAAGTCGACTGTTAAGCTCGACTGTGAAGGCGGACTTGGTTCAGCAGCTCATATTACAGGTATTTTTGGACTTATGCTTAGCAGTCTCGCTCTTGAGATTTGTTTAAAAGACAAAGATGAGAACGAAGAAGATTAGTCAAAAATTTCCACTTCGCCCAAAGACATTTAAGAGTGTAAAATAGTCTTATGTTTATAGGCGTATCAAAAATTAAATTTAAAGATGAATTCGATCGCGTGAAGATATTTTTCATTCTTCATTCTTTTCTATTTATATTAGCAAAAATTCTAGAACTCTTTACTCATGAGTTTAGTTTTATATCATTTATTGGATTTGTAGCTTGGCTTGTTTACTATAGATTTTTCTATCGTATGCTTAAATTTTTACATTACTCATTTTGGACTATGCTCTTTATTTCATTGGCCGTCATATTTTCCGATATGTTTACGTCTTTGATAACATATGAAGATATATCTTTATTCTATTTATACTTACTCTCATTTGTCGCAATTATTTTGTCTGCGTACTTTGTCCATTCTCCAATTTTTTATCCAATTGTAAGTTGGTGGGAATATGATTTTAGATATCGTAATGATCTTGAAGCAAGAGTAGTTATTGGAGAAGAGGAATTTACTGCAAGATTAGTTGACCTTCGTCGCAGCGCCGGCGGCCTATCACTTTTTAAAGATTTAGACATCGGCACAAAGATTGTCATCAAGCTTGAAGACAATCAATTTAGCGAATCACTTCATGGGGAGATCGTTTCTAAGCGCCGTCATACTCTGGGGCGTCCATTTACATATGGGATTAAGTTTCGCTTTGAAGAAGAAGATGATAGAAAGAATTTTATTAAGTTACAAAAGTTTTGGACTTTTGAACGGAAGTCGAAGCAAAAAGAAAAGTTTTCTCTATGATCGAATTAAAGAATGATATTTGGAATATGAGGATTGCCCTTGAAGAAGCTGAAAAGGCTTATCGTGAGGGTGAAGTTCCTGTTGGTTGTGTAATTACAAATTCATCTGGCGAGATAGTCGCCAAAACTCATAACACTAAAGAGACAAATAAGGTTGCTACTGAGCATGCTGAAATCTTGGCTATCGTTGAGGCCAGTAAGGCACTTGGCGAATGGCGACTGACTGACCATGATGTCTATGTGACGCTTGAGCCGTGTCCTATGTGTCTTTATGCTTTGATGCAAGCTAGGGTCTCAAGAGTTATTTTTGGGGCTTATGATTCTAAGGGGGGAGCAATCTCTTTAGGGTATGAGTTTCAAAAAGATAAGAGGTTTAATCATTCTTTTGATATCATGGGTGGCGTAGAACATTTTCAGTGTTCAAAAATTCTCTCTGACTTCTTTCGCGAGAGAAGAACTCTTTATAAATCTAAATTTTAGTTGTATTATCTTGTGAATCTCATTTACGGAGAATTGGCCTAAGCTTTGCGGCGAAATACCAAAGGTGTTTCAGACGCAATGCCTGCACCCACTTTTGAAGTGAAGGTTATTCGAGAGGAAAGCGTTTATGCTTTCCGGTTCGCTAGGTGCAAAAAAGCTTTTTATTGCTCTTTGTTTTTTAGATTGCGGAGAATTGGCCGAGTGGTCGAAGGCGCACGCTTGGAAAGCGTGTATACCGAAAGGTATCGAGGGTTCGAATCCCTTGTTCTCCGCCATTCCTCTTTATTCACTAAATTCGCTTTTCAATATGTTACGGCAGCACTAACGTTTGCCTTCTCTCGCTGAAAGCTTTCGCTTTCAGTATTCTCCGCCATTTTTCTATATTTTCCATATCAACAAACATATCAAACGGTTTTTTGTAATCATAACGAACACTTGCATCTTCTATGACAGGGTTCGATAGTACCAAACTAATGAGTTCTCGCTTTTCTTCATTTTCCATGTGAGGAAAGATTTCGGCCGCACTATTGGCAATCTCCATCAACTTTACCCCTTCCATCATGTAAGCAGTATTAGAGCGTCTAAGAGCATCAATCTCTGTTGCAATCTCATCTTGCTCAGCTTTGTACTCTTGGTTTCTTCTTTGCCAATCAGAGAGTTCGATAATGCCCTCAAGTTTATCTTTGTAGAGTCTGTCGATATAAGTCTCAAGAGTCTTTTACCAGGCCGTGAGTGTTTTACCTTAGCTTCACGAAACTCTTTCTCTTCCTTGGAACTTTTTCTTTTAAAGTCGTATCGAGCTATAAAGTTAAATGCTTCTTTAAAATCGCTATTGGCCATACCTTTGTCGTATTTATCAACTAGATACTAAGTATCATAGTTAAAATCTTCATCGTTTAATGAGTTATAGCAAAAGCCAGTATAATAAGTGAAATAAATGATGAAGATAGCGTTGTCCCAGAATCTACTGTGATGCTCTTTTAACATTCTTGATAGGAGAAAGGTGTAAATCATTGCGTATTCTCTTGTGCCACCTTTTAGAAAAGGCTAGCTTGTAAGTTCTTTGAACTTCTTAAACGCTTCTTTCTTTTCTTCGCTATCTTCTATTCTTTTGAACTTTTTGGATAAATCGTTGGACCACTTTTTGAGTTCTAATATTTTATAAGAGTGAAAGTTATAAAAACAAAACTGGTATAAGTTACTTGCTCGACTAAGAATGTCATCACCATACTTTAATCTAAGTTGTTTGATTTTTGAGAGTATGACTTTAGGTTCTTTAGCAAGTTTACGAGGCATTATTATTCAACAAAAGAGTCGAGGATCTTAAATACTACATTATAACCATCACTTGCTTCAATACTAACTCTACATCGCTCACCAATGGTATGCATCGGAATGGTGTGGGAGCAATCAAATTCTGAAATAACAGGATATGGTCTTTTCCCAATAATTTCTAAAAGTAACTCATTCAAATCAAATGGTGCACCTTCGTTATTTGGCATTTCAACTTTTCCCATTACAAGACCTGTAATTTTATCGAATACCCCCATGATTTGAAGTTGTCTCAAACTTCTTTCTTCTTTTGACCAAGGGGCTGACATCTCTTCTATAAGTAGTATTTTTCCTTCTATGTCTGGAAAGTAGTCTGTTCCAGCGGAACTCATAAGTGTGTTTAGGTTTGCGACAACAATTTCACCCTCAACTTCACCAGAGTTTAAGACCTTCCAACCCTTATTTTCATTCCATTCTCTTGGGATATTCTTCCAGTCACCATTTGACCAGTCTCTAAAATGATTACTCCACCTATGAAATGGCTTAATCTCTCTCGTCTTATTATCATTTTCCATAGAGGCAGTTAGAAATGACTCTATGCTTTCTTCAATACCATTCGGGTATTCACCAAACCATGTCATAATAGCTGGGCCATATAGTGTTTTAAGCCCTGAATACTTTAAGATTGAAAGGTGAAGTGACGTTACATCACTGTAGCCACATATTACTTTTCGCTTTTCTCTAATTAAATCGAAGTCAAGGAATGGAATCATACTATTTGAGTTCATTCCACCAATCGTTGAGATTAGTGCCTTAACTTCATCGTCTCTAATAAGGTCCATAAACTCTTTAGCCCTATCTTGTGGTGAACCTGAGCGATAACCTTGAGATGCTCTATTTTCTGTTAAAAAACCTAATTTAACTTTAAACCCGAGTTTCTCTATATTTTTAATACCATTTAAAAACAGTTCTTCATTTGCACAATAAGCTGGTGATGATGGAGTGAAGATTCCTATTGTGTCACCTTTTACAAGTTTTAAAGGTTTAATCAAATCCATTATAAATTCTCCCAATAATACAAATCCTCTAATAACTCTTTACCACCAATCTCATCTATTTTTTCAGTACCTTTTAATCCTCCCATTCCTTGATAGAAGTTC from the Bacteriovorax sp. Seq25_V genome contains:
- a CDS encoding ATP-binding protein, with protein sequence MNFFKDSSLSFKTLLITWTITSVFTIIFTALQIYYEYRGERKELFNTYTIINDLYVAPISESLWIMNKSIIKTQANSLLGYPFVSYVKIYDDSSTYFEGGSIINSEVKAFNLKYSNEKIGILEIALDDTGLNQKFLKRVMVTVIIQGIKALVVCILLFFTYELLITRSLRRVSRYLISNPEATMRGEKIPFDFDREDEIGVLVRNLNSFIEYIHGLNKNLKELNDSLEKKVDERTYELKEKNRQLLSAIDDLERAHSQIAMSERMASLGKMTAGIAHEIKNPVYIIVNSVSLVRELLDDMLAEVPEDVKAKMDLTIVDDIKDLCSRSEVSCERVGNIINSMLSLSRTNEDEKLAVNLGVLVEKAVQFAYDATMAKNIFQCELELDLPRKFDGVSVYKTELTRALINIFDNSFYSMFKKYSENKKSTSVLTVKLSSDDKQYVIQINDTGLGIPDEVLKNMFYPFFTTKPAGEGTGLGMSISFDIIKKHGGDIKVESEVGTGARFIITLPKGGVA
- a CDS encoding response regulator; its protein translation is MSVDIVFIDDEEDILNLVRLRFRKLSKVEGVNIHLFSNSPDFEDYIKTTNAEIVSVITDINMPNNKVLKTLEGERSRFRFSLTYLCSAYDQSDYQEMISAHSIIHFFKKPLNIESIRDKILGDLAERGVKI
- a CDS encoding ThiF family adenylyltransferase — translated: METIDLRFKGYASLVGEDKFARVANSKILIIGLGGVGTWTVESLARSGVGTIALVDLDDICVSNTNRQVHAHEGNYGKFKIDALEERIKLINPDCKVIKHHCFFNKKNVDEIFSNPYDVVIDAMDSVGEKSLLINTCYTKNIPVICAGGAGGKVDPRAIEIQELGKTKNDMLLKNVRKKLRKDYRFPIGRARAKVQCVYSHELGKQFEVCEIEKSTVKLDCEGGLGSAAHITGIFGLMLSSLALEICLKDKDENEED
- a CDS encoding PilZ domain-containing protein is translated as MFIGVSKIKFKDEFDRVKIFFILHSFLFILAKILELFTHEFSFISFIGFVAWLVYYRFFYRMLKFLHYSFWTMLFISLAVIFSDMFTSLITYEDISLFYLYLLSFVAIILSAYFVHSPIFYPIVSWWEYDFRYRNDLEARVVIGEEEFTARLVDLRRSAGGLSLFKDLDIGTKIVIKLEDNQFSESLHGEIVSKRRHTLGRPFTYGIKFRFEEEDDRKNFIKLQKFWTFERKSKQKEKFSL
- a CDS encoding nucleoside deaminase is translated as MIELKNDIWNMRIALEEAEKAYREGEVPVGCVITNSSGEIVAKTHNTKETNKVATEHAEILAIVEASKALGEWRLTDHDVYVTLEPCPMCLYALMQARVSRVIFGAYDSKGGAISLGYEFQKDKRFNHSFDIMGGVEHFQCSKILSDFFRERRTLYKSKF
- a CDS encoding LD-carboxypeptidase; protein product: MDLIKPLKLVKGDTIGIFTPSSPAYCANEELFLNGIKNIEKLGFKVKLGFLTENRASQGYRSGSPQDRAKEFMDLIRDDEVKALISTIGGMNSNSMIPFLDFDLIREKRKVICGYSDVTSLHLSILKYSGLKTLYGPAIMTWFGEYPNGIEESIESFLTASMENDNKTREIKPFHRWSNHFRDWSNGDWKNIPREWNENKGWKVLNSGEVEGEIVVANLNTLMSSAGTDYFPDIEGKILLIEEMSAPWSKEERSLRQLQIMGVFDKITGLVMGKVEMPNNEGAPFDLNELLLEIIGKRPYPVISEFDCSHTIPMHTIGERCRVSIEASDGYNVVFKILDSFVE